The proteins below are encoded in one region of Panulirus ornatus isolate Po-2019 chromosome 4, ASM3632096v1, whole genome shotgun sequence:
- the LOC139766727 gene encoding uncharacterized protein, translating into MPGPIVGLHASVEDSSTDLTSFQSCEDIQQAWGELNGNLSSESLYQDCNKQYHQVQYQRKYVNGSEHSEINNTEMLTTEIVARKTTSLEKSHAESKARRQVQETGLFCVKECLEDMDVENIDMKEAIETINVPVVEACLNVDITAALTRQKIASLQMGRTLSYADKDDTEEPPTRRSPRHVHAIESVNVRPPRRSFANREGQENDNQPSVNCRTVRVSRNPSYQSAVRDATILSPKHVAKTESSDQDVSSNECSPVRVERSIQIVMEEEKVTDSSKRHNASLGDEIDVPLATNMLRSVSFSGPEVLSPSLSANGSLSEGNSRCGSVSQLSSPSSQRSVPLLEEKAAPAIVRGSAITRSFRRLFSTPARNTNPTTPEDFWLDIPDLYPNNNSESKSSRLRKISTSFSRRLSSRPRMSGQGANTPQFFAANGTAMHEDSRNLVEYEDLLKLFCCPGCQLFMYPPLYQCRKGHLVCSTCRYSLKQVCPTCKQRFAENTNMMMEQVCQLVKFPCRWAAEGCQEYHQPRPKQDHEHFCMYRPVPCHHATKGCPKVILLRDMRQHLQECEFKNK; encoded by the exons ATGCCTGGACCGATCGTCGGGCTCCACGCCTCGGTGGAGGACTCGTCCACAGACCTGACATCGTTCCAGTCGTGCGAGGACATCCAGCAGGCCTGGGGAGAACTCAACGGCAATCTCTCCAGCGAGAGTCTCTACCAAGACTGCAATAAACAGTACCACCAGGTCCAATACCAGAGGAAATATGTGAACGGGAGTGAGCATTCAGAAATCAACAACACTGAAATGTTGACTACGGAGATTGTTGCGAGAAAGACCACTTCCTTGGAAAAGAGCCACGCGGAGAGTAAGGCACGCAGGCAAGTGCAGGAAACAGGGTTGTTCTGCGTCAAAGAATGTCTGGAGGACATGGACGTAGAGAATATAGACATGAAGGAAGCTATTGAGACTATAAACGTTCCAGTGGTGGAGGCATGTCTGAACGTAGACATTACCGCCGCCCTTACAAGGCAGAAGATCGCCTCTCTCCAGATGGGCCGCACGCTCTCCTACGCTGACAAAGATGATACCGAGGAACCTCCAACGCGCCGTTCGCCCCGACATGTTCATGCAATTGAAAGTGTAAACGTGAGGCCGCCACGCCGCTCCTTCGCCAACCGTGAAGGCCAGGAGAACGACAACCAGCCATCCGTCAACTGCCGGACCGTCCGTGTGTCTCGCAACCCGTCCTACCAATCCGCCGTCAGGGACGCCACTATCCTTTCCCCAAAGCACGTAGCGAAGACAGAGTCCTCGGACCAGGACGTGAGCAGCAACGAATGCAGTCCGGTTCGCGTCGAGCGTTCCATTCAGATCGtcatggaggaggagaaagtaaCAGATAGTAGCAAGAGGCACAACGCAtcgctgggggacgagattgatGTGCCCTTGGCAACCAACATGCTCCGCAGCGTTTCCTTCAGCGGGCCAGAAGTGTTGTCCCCGTCTCTCTCTGCCAACGGCAGTCTCTCAGAGGGTAACAGCCGATGCGGTAGTGTGTCGCAGCTTTCATCCCCGTCCTCCCAGCGGTCCGTCCCTCTCTTGGAAGAGAAAGCAGCACCGGCAATAGTCCGCGGCTCTGCCATCACCCGTAGCTTCCGTAGACTATTCAGCACGCCAGCCCGTAACACGAACCCCACCACGCCTGAAGATTTCTGGCTAGACATCCCAGACTTATACCCAAATAATAATTCAGAATCGAAATCATCTCGTCTACGGAAGATCAGTACTTCGTTCTCGCGTCGGTTGTCCTCACGCCCGAGGATGAGCGGTCAAGGAGCCAACACTCCACAGTTTTTCGCCGCTAACGGCACAGCGATGCACGAAGACTCACGGAATCTAGTGGAGTATGAGGACCTCCTCAAACTGTTCTGCTGCCCTGGCTGCCAGCTGTTCATGTACCCACCCCTCTACCAGTGCCGGAAGGGCCACCTCGTGTGTAGCACCTGTCGCTACTCCCTCAAGCAAGTGTGTCCCACCTGCAAACAGCGCTTCGCCGAGaacaccaacatgatgatggaACAG GTGTGCCAACTGGTGAAGTTCCCGTGTAGGTGGGCGGCGGAGGGATGCCAGGAGTACCACCAGCCACGGCCCAAGCAGGACCACGAGCACTTCTGTATGTACCGGCCCGTCCCCTGCCACCACGCAACCAAGGGCTGCCCTAAGGTCATCCTCCTGCGAGACATGCGCCAACACCTTCAGGAGTGCGAGTTCAAGAACAAGTGA